Genomic window (Desulforapulum autotrophicum HRM2):
TTGTCAATATTCTGCCAGGCCCTCATGCTTGAACCGTCAAATCCAAAGCCGTCCTCAAACGAGGATTCCGTAAATTCGCAGGCAGGGACGGTGAAATGCTGCCAGGTACCTGGAAAATCCATGTATCGGATATCGATTACTCGGATGTTTTTTTCTTTTATCATTGCAACAACGTCTTTTGCCTTCATCTCTTGCCTCCACCTTTGTGTGTTGGAATTGGGTTCTATAGTGCTTCGATCCCTTTTTCCCCTGTCCTGACCCGGATGACCTGTTCAACGGGCATGACAAAGATTTTTCCGTCGCCGATTTTACCCGTGTTGGCGGCCTTGCATATGGTTTCCACTACTTCATCGGCCCTCTCCTTGTCAACAATGATTTCAAGTTTGATCTTGGGCACAAAGTCCACCACATACTCGGCGCCACGATAAATCTCCTTGTGTCCTTTTTGTCTGCCGTATCCCTTGACCTCAGTGATGGTCATGCCATGGATTCCGATTTCGTTTAATGACTCCTTGACATCATCGAGTTTAAACGGTTTTATAATTGCTTCAATTTTTTTCATTAAGAATCTCCTTATTGTCGGGCATGGCTTTATTCCGTGCCCATGGTTATTTTCGGAAGTGCCTTTAAAATTGTCTGTTTGACCTGTTCTGCCCTTTCGTCTGATTGAATTTTGTTATCTTCCATGGAGCGAACGTAAAATACATCCACCACCTGGTCCACCTTTGTGGCCACCATGGCCATGCGGACATCAAGCCCCTGGCGATACAGCGCGTTGGTTACGGCAAAGAGCAGGCCAGGGAAGTCATAGGTAAAGACCTCAATAATCGTAAAAAAACTTGAGGTAGCGTTGTCTATTTTGACAAGGTTGGGTCTGAGGATATTTCCCTTGGGGGGGGTAAGTGTTTTTGGAATCTTTGACCTGAGTCGCTGGAGAAAGGTGTCGTCGTCCAAGGCCTTGTATAGTTGCTGTTCGGCGGTCTCCCATTTTTCCGCTTCAAATATGCGGTCGGCCGGAGGGGTCACCTTGAATATGTCGAGTACAATTTCTCCGCCCCACGAAAAGGCCTGGGACCCCAGAATGTTAAGGTTGTTAAGGAAAAAGACACCGGCAAGTTTGGAGTAAAACCCGGGCTTGTCTCTTCCGCAGATGGCCACGGTTCTGACGTCTGAGTTGGCTTCCCGGGAGATTTTCCAGGTGAAATTTTTATTTCCAAGCTTTTTGAACAGCTCTAAATGCTCAACAATAACGTCGGGCGCCATATGAAGGAGGTAGCGGTTGGCCATGGAGTCAAGTTCCCGGAGCAGGCTGCTTTCGCTCCATCCGTCGCGTTTGAGTGCCAGAACCTCCGCTTTTTTAGCCTCAATAACCCGGGTTGCTTTTTTTGAAGCCAGTTCCCCTTTTTTCAGGATGTTGAGGGTCTTTAAAAAAAGATCGCGCAGGAGGTTTTCGGTCCAGTCGTTCCATGCCTTGGATCCGGTTGCCATGGAGTCTGCGACGCTCAGGAGGTAGAGTTTTCTTAATCTGCTGACTGTTTCTATTTTGCTTGCACAGAATACGGCCGTCTCCTCATCGCTGATATCCCTTCTGGTGGCCGTTTTGACAAGAAACAGGTGGTTTTGTACCAGGAAAACCGCCTCTTGGATTTCTCCGGGATTGTACCCCAGACGTTTTAAAATAACGGCTGTTATTTGAGCCCCCTTTGTCGAATGTTCAGAGGCGGGATCTCCCTTGCCAATGTCATGGAAAAGCGCCGCAAGGAGTAGAATTCTTCTGTTTCTGACCTCATTGAAAACAGCTGAGTATAAATCGGCTTCAGAATCTTTTTTCCGACGCTTGAATCCGTTGATCACCTGAACACAGCGTATGGAGTGTTTGTCCACGGGGAAAAGGTGGTACTGATTGTACTGGATCTTGTTGGCGATGGCCGACATCTCAGGTATGTACCGTTCGAGAAGTCCGGTTGCCAGCATGACAAACAGAACGTTGAACTCCCACAGGGAGGAGGCGAGGATTTTTTCAAAATCCCGGGCATTGGCCGGGGACTCTCTGAAGCCTTTGTCAATTAGAGGGGCAAAGTCGGCAACAATCCGCCTTGACTCAAGGGAGATGGGTATCTTGAGTCGTCCGCTCTCCACAAAGATTTTGAGGAGAAGCTCCAGGTGAGAGGGGATC
Coding sequences:
- a CDS encoding P-II family nitrogen regulator — translated: MKKIEAIIKPFKLDDVKESLNEIGIHGMTITEVKGYGRQKGHKEIYRGAEYVVDFVPKIKLEIIVDKERADEVVETICKAANTGKIGDGKIFVMPVEQVIRVRTGEKGIEAL
- the glnD gene encoding [protein-PII] uridylyltransferase produces the protein MDKLDSQQLIERRNVLVERFLKKRQPEFLVAFTQILDEYFQTVFTKSDAARTMLTNGNPVALIALGGYGRQEQCIHSDVDLLVLFEKKIPPNADDLIKELVYPLWDARLETGYAVRTIKECLSMAWEQFDVMTTFLDARFICGASHVYLLLMERFKKELNRRHLATSLTRLVKNGEKRHTDFGDSTYLLEPNLKSGHGGLRDYHTLLWYGRIKADIKTRKELEHHGFLSHDEFETLEEALNFIWQVRNMLHYLTGRKCDQLHFDHQVEVAKQLGYHDKKGLAGVEIFLGDLHTRTDFIKQITQVVTEDILFTRSPRFGKPRIKPTKHPGIIIRQRRLYFSSVEEIPSHLELLLKIFVESGRLKIPISLESRRIVADFAPLIDKGFRESPANARDFEKILASSLWEFNVLFVMLATGLLERYIPEMSAIANKIQYNQYHLFPVDKHSIRCVQVINGFKRRKKDSEADLYSAVFNEVRNRRILLLAALFHDIGKGDPASEHSTKGAQITAVILKRLGYNPGEIQEAVFLVQNHLFLVKTATRRDISDEETAVFCASKIETVSRLRKLYLLSVADSMATGSKAWNDWTENLLRDLFLKTLNILKKGELASKKATRVIEAKKAEVLALKRDGWSESSLLRELDSMANRYLLHMAPDVIVEHLELFKKLGNKNFTWKISREANSDVRTVAICGRDKPGFYSKLAGVFFLNNLNILGSQAFSWGGEIVLDIFKVTPPADRIFEAEKWETAEQQLYKALDDDTFLQRLRSKIPKTLTPPKGNILRPNLVKIDNATSSFFTIIEVFTYDFPGLLFAVTNALYRQGLDVRMAMVATKVDQVVDVFYVRSMEDNKIQSDERAEQVKQTILKALPKITMGTE